In a genomic window of Balaenoptera ricei isolate mBalRic1 chromosome 3, mBalRic1.hap2, whole genome shotgun sequence:
- the IER2 gene encoding immediate early response gene 2 protein, with product MEVQKEAQRIMTLSVWKMYHSRMQRGGLRLHRSLQLSLVMRSARDLYLSAKVEAQEPEVTLPPARSPDPCLHPPREAEAAAEAAPSDGEQPSPEPMDTQEAPRAEETPARCAQRPAKVSRKRRSCSLSDGGDAALVPSKKARLEEEEEERASSDVLDRLQPPPAQAEGAFPNLARVLQRRFSGLLNCSPAAPPTAPPACEAKPACRPADNMLNVLVRAVVAF from the coding sequence ATGGAAGTGCAGAAAGAGGCGCAACGCATCATGACCCTGTCGGTGTGGAAGATGTACCATTCGCGCATGCAGCGCGGTGGCCTGCGGCTGCACCGGAGTCTGCAGCTGTCGCTGGTCATGCGCAGCGCCCGGGACCTCTACCTCTCAGCCAAGGTGGAAGCCCAGGAGCCCGAGGTGACCTTGCCGCCCGCCCGCTCCCCTGACCCTTGCCTGCACCCGCCGCGGGAAGCGGAAGCCGCAGCAGAGGCAGCGCCCTCCGACGGTGAGCAGCCCTCTCCGGAACCCATGGACACGCAGGAGGCACCGAGAGCGGAGGAGACCCCTGCCCGCTGTGCCCAGCGCCCCGCCAAAGTCAGCCGCAAGCGGCGGAGCTGCAGCCTGAGCGACGGTGGGGACGCCGCACTGGTCCCGAGTAAGAAAGCCCGcctagaagaagaggaggaggaaagggcctCTTCGGACGTCCTTGATCGCCTGCAGCCCCCTCCGGCGCAAGCGGAGGGCGCCTTCCCCAACCTGGCGCGTGTCCTGCAGAGGCGCTTCTCCGGCCTCCTGAACTGCAGCCCCGCCGCGCCCCCGACGGCGCCGCCGGCGTGTGAGGCGAAGCCGGCTTGCCGCCCGGCGGACAATATGCTGAACGTGCTGGTGCGGGCCGTGGTGGCCTTCTGA